Proteins co-encoded in one Arthrobacter sp. ERGS1:01 genomic window:
- a CDS encoding phage tail tube protein — protein sequence MTTGTNAVLVGAPITATGGLLFGDLSVALPTDAKTPLDPAWVKGGYIGEDGVTRTTDASDDKIKAWGGDAVKIVRTEHSITYKFSFLESANAAVLKLIHGEANVTVTAGSVKVKHTSRMPARKAYVLDMKDAASSIREVVPDGQITTSGDVTFVHSDVIRYEVTIEAFPDDSGVKAVSYMDDGTGV from the coding sequence ATGACCACTGGAACAAACGCAGTCCTCGTCGGCGCCCCCATCACCGCGACTGGCGGGTTGCTCTTTGGCGATCTGTCCGTCGCCCTGCCCACCGACGCCAAGACCCCTCTCGACCCGGCCTGGGTCAAGGGCGGCTACATCGGCGAAGACGGGGTGACCCGCACGACGGACGCCTCCGACGACAAGATCAAGGCCTGGGGCGGCGATGCGGTCAAGATCGTCCGCACCGAGCACTCCATCACCTACAAGTTCTCCTTCCTGGAGTCCGCGAATGCGGCGGTGCTCAAGCTCATCCACGGCGAAGCAAACGTCACCGTCACCGCCGGCTCCGTCAAGGTCAAGCACACCTCCCGCATGCCCGCCCGAAAGGCGTACGTGCTGGACATGAAGGACGCCGCCTCCTCGATCCGCGAGGTTGTCCCGGACGGTCAGATCACCACTTCCGGTGATGTCACCTTCGTCCACTCGGACGTGATCCGGTACGAGGTCACCATCGAAGCGTTCCCGGACGATTCCGGCGTCAAGGCCGTCTCCTACATGGACGACGGCACGGGCGTCTAA